The following are encoded in a window of Parambassis ranga chromosome 15, fParRan2.1, whole genome shotgun sequence genomic DNA:
- the tomm20a gene encoding translocase of outer mitochondrial membrane 20, with product MVSGRSGAILAGVCGALFIAYCIYFDRKRRSDPRFKEKLRERRRKHTVSSEKSGLAKLPDLKDAEAVQKFFLEEIQLGEELLSQGEFEKGVDHLTNAIAVCGQPQQLLQVLQQTLPPPVFQMLLTKLPSISQRLISSQSLTEDDVE from the exons ATGGTGAGCGGCAGGTCGGGCGCGATATTAGCCGGGGTATGTGGAGCCCTTTTCATCGCATACTGTATTTACTTTGACAGAAAGCGACGGAGTGACCCTCGCTTCAAGGAAAAGCTCCGGGAAC GCAGACGAAAGCACACGGTTTCTAGTGAGAAGTCCGGACTAGCAAAG CTCCCTGATTTGAAGGACGCGGAAGCTGTGCAGAAATTCTTTTTGGAGGAAATCCAGCTGGGAGAAGAGCTGCTATCACAAG GTGAATTCGAGAAAGGTGTAGACCACCTCACCAATGCTATTGCGGTCTGCGGTCAgcctcagcagctcctccaggtaCTCCAGCAGACGCTGCCTCCTCCAGTCTTCCAGATGTTGCTCACAAAACTGCCCAGCATCAGCCAG cgACTCATCAGCTCTCAGTCATTAACAGAAGATGACGTGGAGTGA